Proteins encoded in a region of the Elizabethkingia bruuniana genome:
- a CDS encoding PepSY-like domain-containing protein: MKKVFLTLLSVFTLSTAFISCNDGGDIAIETQEVKSTDLPAKAQALIRTSYADVQVKEVRRADLGDNKFFYAVELADGSKLDFDTNGDWVTIDSKVKAVPAAAVPANISSYVKTNYPSKEILYINKNVKGYFVKLTTNIKLSFDANGNFVSNDW, from the coding sequence ATGAAAAAAGTATTTTTGACCCTTTTAAGCGTTTTTACACTAAGTACAGCATTTATTTCCTGCAATGATGGTGGAGATATTGCAATTGAGACTCAGGAAGTAAAATCAACTGATTTACCTGCAAAGGCTCAGGCGCTTATCAGAACATCGTATGCAGATGTTCAGGTTAAAGAAGTAAGAAGAGCTGATTTGGGGGATAACAAGTTTTTCTATGCCGTTGAATTAGCTGATGGCAGCAAACTAGACTTCGATACAAACGGAGATTGGGTAACAATTGATAGTAAGGTAAAAGCAGTTCCTGCAGCTGCGGTACCTGCAAATATTTCTTCTTATGTAAAAACAAACTATCCTTCCAAGGAGATTTTGTACATTAACAAAAATGTAAAAGGTTACTTTGTTAAACTTACAACCAACATCAAGTTAAGCTTCGATGCTAACGGAAACTTTGTAAGCAACGACTGGTAG
- a CDS encoding GNAT family N-acetyltransferase, with protein MDNFEIRNMQETDGQLVLDIFKEGIDGNNATFEENVPTWEAWKINHYENCRLVITDENSTVIGWAALSPVSKRPCFSGVAEVSIYLANDVKGQGLGTLLLRRLVNESEENGFWTLQSGIFPENKASLNTHQKCGFKVVGTREKIGKMPDGTWRDIILVEKRKED; from the coding sequence ATGGATAATTTTGAAATCAGAAACATGCAGGAAACCGACGGTCAGTTGGTACTGGATATTTTCAAAGAAGGAATTGACGGAAATAATGCGACATTTGAAGAAAATGTTCCGACCTGGGAAGCCTGGAAAATTAATCACTACGAGAACTGCAGACTTGTAATAACTGATGAAAACAGCACTGTTATAGGGTGGGCAGCTTTATCTCCTGTAAGTAAAAGACCTTGTTTCAGTGGTGTTGCAGAAGTAAGTATTTATCTTGCTAATGATGTAAAAGGGCAGGGACTTGGTACACTGCTTCTTCGCAGACTTGTTAATGAAAGCGAGGAGAATGGTTTTTGGACTTTGCAATCCGGTATTTTCCCCGAGAACAAAGCAAGCCTGAATACTCATCAGAAATGTGGTTTCAAAGTTGTCGGTACCCGTGAGAAAATAGGCAAGATGCCTGATGGAACCTGGAGAGATATTATATTGGTTGAAAAAAGAAAAGAAGATTAA
- the rpe gene encoding ribulose-phosphate 3-epimerase, translating into MKNKLIAPSVLSADFGNLQRDIEMINNSEADWFHVDVMDGRFVPNISFGFPVMKAIKKHAKKFIDVHLMIVEPEKYVEEFVKEGANLVTVHYEACTHLHRVIHQIKDLGAKAGVVLNPATPVSVLEDIIVDVDLVLLMSVNPGFGGQKFIENTYKKIHQTKALIEKYNSNALIEIDGGVNQHNAAKLFEAGADVLVAGNAVFSAENPAAMIEELKK; encoded by the coding sequence ATGAAAAACAAACTAATTGCTCCGTCGGTACTTTCGGCAGACTTCGGAAATCTGCAGAGAGATATTGAAATGATTAACAACAGCGAGGCAGACTGGTTTCATGTGGATGTAATGGACGGACGTTTTGTACCTAACATTTCTTTTGGTTTTCCTGTAATGAAGGCTATTAAAAAACATGCTAAGAAGTTTATCGATGTGCATTTAATGATCGTAGAGCCTGAAAAGTATGTAGAAGAGTTTGTAAAAGAAGGTGCAAATTTGGTTACTGTTCATTATGAGGCGTGCACTCACCTGCACAGAGTAATTCACCAGATTAAAGATTTAGGAGCAAAAGCTGGTGTTGTACTAAACCCTGCTACTCCGGTGTCTGTTTTAGAAGATATTATTGTGGATGTAGACTTAGTACTTTTAATGAGTGTAAATCCTGGTTTCGGAGGACAAAAGTTTATAGAAAATACTTACAAAAAGATCCATCAGACAAAAGCATTGATTGAGAAATACAATTCTAATGCTTTAATTGAAATTGATGGCGGCGTAAACCAGCATAATGCAGCTAAGCTTTTTGAAGCCGGAGCTGATGTATTGGTTGCCGGTAATGCTGTATTCTCTGCGGAGAATCCTGCAGCTATGATTGAAGAACTGAAGAAGTAA
- a CDS encoding nucleoside-diphosphate kinase — MSGQITFTMIKPDAVADGHIGAILGKITEAGFKIKAMKLTQLTIADAKKFYEVHAERPFYGELVDFMSSGPIVAAVLEKENAVEDFRKLIGATNPAEAAEGTIRKMFARSVGENAVHGSDSDENALIEASFHFAGREIF, encoded by the coding sequence ATGTCAGGACAAATTACCTTTACGATGATCAAGCCAGATGCAGTAGCGGACGGTCACATCGGAGCAATTTTAGGAAAAATTACAGAAGCAGGATTTAAGATCAAAGCAATGAAGTTAACTCAACTTACTATTGCTGATGCTAAAAAATTCTATGAAGTACACGCAGAAAGACCTTTTTACGGAGAATTAGTAGACTTCATGTCTTCTGGACCTATCGTTGCTGCTGTTCTTGAAAAAGAAAACGCTGTAGAAGACTTCAGAAAACTTATCGGTGCTACAAACCCAGCTGAAGCTGCTGAAGGAACAATCAGAAAAATGTTTGCAAGATCAGTTGGTGAAAATGCAGTACACGGATCAGATTCTGATGAGAATGCTTTAATTGAAGCTTCTTTCCACTTTGCTGGAAGAGAAATTTTCTAA
- a CDS encoding DUF6845 domain-containing protein yields the protein MKKTITIAVLAALPLFMTSCKKDATGSKNSTVEVKEDDANAVIDFNNKFLKQYKSRTSNIESIIKYANDAVKKSGGGDVLIMSMVSPSFESAMDKIDAVPAGFGKVKGDIEKDFKIFSDTSTAIKAKYEELKSYMSAEDYKDDKGAKAKKLQTEIEAGAKDFVDAAERILVKIKPAADAAEEITLKDHPLKKYILSSKSMLNSIDNSYEAFNKQFTDGKYNEAESQKAYDEVNKLWEANKALKFETSDAQSKYKGTSYDNLNKNVGNYMDNLRKLMRDAKGSGKISDSDMRTLDNYYDSIISSYNTFVN from the coding sequence ATGAAAAAGACCATAACCATAGCTGTTTTAGCTGCATTACCTTTGTTTATGACAAGTTGTAAAAAAGACGCTACGGGCTCTAAAAATAGTACGGTTGAAGTAAAAGAGGATGATGCCAATGCTGTGATAGACTTTAATAATAAGTTTCTTAAGCAATACAAAAGCCGTACAAGTAACATAGAAAGTATTATAAAATATGCTAATGATGCTGTTAAAAAATCCGGTGGTGGAGATGTATTAATCATGTCTATGGTATCTCCATCATTCGAAAGTGCAATGGATAAGATAGATGCTGTTCCGGCAGGCTTTGGTAAAGTGAAAGGTGATATCGAAAAAGATTTTAAAATTTTCAGTGACACCAGTACAGCCATCAAAGCTAAATATGAAGAATTAAAGTCTTATATGTCTGCTGAAGATTATAAAGACGACAAAGGCGCTAAAGCAAAAAAGCTTCAGACAGAGATAGAAGCAGGTGCAAAAGATTTTGTTGATGCTGCTGAAAGAATTCTGGTTAAAATAAAACCTGCTGCAGATGCTGCCGAGGAAATCACATTAAAAGATCATCCACTGAAAAAATATATTCTGTCTTCCAAATCAATGCTTAACAGTATCGACAATTCTTATGAAGCCTTTAATAAGCAGTTTACAGATGGGAAGTATAACGAGGCTGAAAGTCAGAAAGCATATGATGAAGTAAACAAATTATGGGAAGCTAATAAGGCTCTAAAATTTGAAACCAGTGATGCACAAAGCAAATATAAAGGTACAAGCTATGATAACCTGAATAAGAATGTCGGAAATTATATGGACAATCTGAGAAAGCTAATGAGAGATGCTAAAGGTTCCGGAAAAATATCCGATAGCGATATGAGAACACTGGACAATTACTATGACTCTATTATCTCCAGTTACAATACATTTGTTAATTAA
- a CDS encoding sigma-70 family RNA polymerase sigma factor: protein MRQLKITKQVTNRETASLDKYLQEIGKVELITADEEVDLAQKIRAGDRVALEKLIKANLRFVVSVSKQYQNQGLSLPDLINEGNLGLMKAAKRYDETRGFKFISYAVWWIRQSILQALAEQSRIVRLPLNKIGSINKINKAYAHLEQENERPPSPEELAEVLDMSEEDIKESMKNSGRHLSMDAPLVEGEDSNLYDVLRSGESPSPDKDLMLESLQIEIERALNTLTPREADLVRLYFGLNGKHPMTLEEIGETFDLTRERVRQIKEKAIKRLKHNSRSKILKSYLGK from the coding sequence ATGAGACAACTTAAAATTACCAAGCAGGTTACCAATAGGGAAACTGCATCGTTGGACAAGTACCTTCAGGAAATCGGAAAAGTAGAATTGATTACAGCTGATGAAGAGGTAGATTTAGCACAGAAAATTCGCGCAGGAGACAGAGTAGCTTTAGAAAAACTAATTAAAGCTAACCTTCGTTTCGTGGTTTCTGTATCTAAGCAATACCAGAATCAGGGACTTTCTCTTCCCGATTTGATTAACGAAGGGAATCTTGGTTTAATGAAAGCTGCGAAACGTTATGACGAGACCAGAGGGTTTAAGTTTATTTCTTATGCAGTATGGTGGATTCGTCAGTCTATTCTTCAGGCATTGGCAGAACAGTCAAGAATTGTTCGTCTTCCTTTAAACAAGATTGGTTCTATTAATAAAATTAATAAGGCCTACGCTCACTTAGAGCAAGAAAATGAAAGACCGCCTTCACCAGAAGAATTAGCAGAAGTACTGGATATGAGTGAAGAGGATATTAAAGAATCCATGAAGAACTCAGGTCGTCACCTTTCTATGGATGCTCCATTAGTTGAAGGTGAAGATTCTAACCTTTATGACGTTCTTCGCTCAGGTGAATCTCCTTCTCCGGATAAAGATTTGATGCTTGAATCTCTACAGATTGAAATAGAAAGAGCATTGAATACTTTAACACCAAGAGAAGCTGATTTAGTAAGATTGTACTTCGGGTTAAACGGGAAACACCCTATGACTCTTGAAGAGATCGGAGAAACATTTGATCTGACCAGAGAACGTGTACGTCAGATTAAAGAAAAAGCTATTAAGAGATTAAAGCATAACAGCAGAAGTAAAATTCTTAAATCTTATTTAGGAAAGTAA
- a CDS encoding MFS transporter: protein MITENTKNNKKVMKAWAFYDWANSVYSLVITSTIFPIYYAILTTAYEKNEYVAASHKWIKVPVRNTIKLFGNEYHPDAVYGYSLTISFLIVVLLSPILSALADTIGNKKSFLQFFCYLGATSCMGLALFTSMHTVFLGLLFSITASVGFWGSLVFYNSFLPDIATPDQQDALSAKGYIYGYIGSVILVVICLLLIMVVAQTPKQAMILTRISFLLTGAWWFGFSQYTFKHLPKFGKLTDKLPKDIVLLNIKNFFKTHKDNGGYAHVVKENILFYKEITKESFRELFRAGNKLFTTPNLKYFLISFFFYSVGMQTIFLMATLFGKSEINLSQEKLILTLIVIQIEAIIGAIFFSWLSRKIGNKNVISIAVILWMVACLSAYYLNKENPNVEYQFYGVAGIVGLVMGGLQAMSRSTFSKLLPQDSMENTTYFSFYDVLEKVAIILGTFIFATLIEKYNNMRFAALSMTIFFGIGLIFIRFLKLKTKK from the coding sequence ATGATAACAGAGAATACCAAAAACAACAAAAAGGTAATGAAGGCCTGGGCCTTCTATGATTGGGCAAATTCAGTATATTCATTAGTTATAACATCAACTATTTTTCCCATTTATTATGCTATTCTTACAACAGCATATGAGAAAAATGAATATGTTGCAGCAAGTCATAAATGGATAAAAGTTCCGGTAAGGAATACCATTAAACTTTTCGGCAATGAATACCACCCGGATGCTGTTTACGGCTATTCTCTTACCATATCATTTCTGATCGTGGTATTGTTATCGCCTATTTTATCAGCTTTAGCCGATACTATAGGGAATAAAAAATCTTTCCTGCAGTTCTTCTGCTATCTGGGTGCTACTTCCTGTATGGGCTTAGCTTTGTTTACCAGTATGCACACTGTTTTTCTTGGATTATTATTCAGTATTACAGCCAGTGTAGGTTTCTGGGGAAGTTTGGTGTTTTATAATTCGTTCTTACCGGATATTGCAACGCCTGATCAGCAGGATGCACTTTCCGCTAAAGGATATATCTATGGCTATATAGGTTCAGTAATCCTTGTTGTCATCTGTTTATTACTAATCATGGTAGTAGCACAGACACCAAAGCAAGCGATGATTCTTACCCGTATCAGTTTCCTTCTAACCGGAGCATGGTGGTTTGGCTTCTCTCAATACACTTTTAAGCATCTTCCGAAATTTGGAAAACTGACAGACAAACTGCCAAAAGATATAGTATTATTGAATATTAAAAACTTCTTTAAAACCCATAAGGATAACGGGGGTTATGCTCATGTTGTAAAGGAAAATATTCTTTTCTATAAGGAAATTACAAAAGAAAGCTTCAGAGAATTGTTCAGAGCAGGGAATAAACTGTTCACAACACCCAATCTGAAATACTTCCTTATAAGTTTCTTCTTTTATAGTGTAGGGATGCAGACAATCTTCTTAATGGCAACACTATTTGGTAAAAGTGAAATTAACCTTTCTCAGGAGAAATTAATCCTTACCCTTATTGTTATCCAAATTGAAGCAATTATAGGAGCTATATTTTTCTCATGGCTGTCCAGAAAAATAGGAAACAAGAATGTAATCAGTATTGCTGTTATATTATGGATGGTGGCATGTTTATCTGCTTATTACCTGAACAAAGAAAATCCCAATGTGGAATATCAGTTCTATGGTGTTGCCGGAATTGTAGGGCTTGTAATGGGAGGTCTGCAGGCAATGTCCCGTTCTACATTCAGTAAGCTATTGCCACAGGATAGTATGGAGAATACAACTTACTTCAGTTTTTATGATGTACTGGAAAAAGTAGCAATCATTTTAGGTACTTTTATATTTGCTACGCTTATAGAAAAGTACAATAATATGAGATTTGCAGCTCTTTCTATGACAATCTTCTTTGGAATTGGGTTAATATTTATCCGTTTTCTGAAGCTAAAAACAAAGAAATAA
- a CDS encoding DUF6952 family protein yields MKLPIIRQLYQNCTEEQLDATLEVLEKFTEFRGVSDEDMDVAGELITNICGAQEVHAQVKAGASEKDALNGFAQKVMGSIDR; encoded by the coding sequence ATGAAATTACCAATTATCAGACAGCTATACCAAAACTGTACAGAAGAGCAATTAGATGCTACTCTGGAAGTTCTGGAAAAATTCACTGAATTCAGAGGTGTTTCCGATGAAGATATGGATGTTGCCGGAGAGCTTATTACCAATATTTGCGGGGCACAGGAAGTGCACGCTCAGGTAAAGGCCGGAGCCTCAGAAAAAGATGCCTTAAATGGCTTTGCCCAGAAAGTAATGGGAAGTATCGACAGATAA
- a CDS encoding LytR/AlgR family response regulator transcription factor, which yields MSEKQYTFIKSGKRLIKLNFDEISIIKGLGNYVEIITTGNKKLVYYKSLKDLIEKLPEEFMRVHNSFIINLRNVDYFEDNHLIINDQKISVAKSYKDCLLNSIEKLLL from the coding sequence ATGTCTGAAAAGCAATATACCTTTATTAAGTCCGGAAAAAGGTTAATCAAATTAAATTTTGACGAAATATCTATCATTAAGGGACTTGGCAATTATGTGGAAATTATTACAACAGGCAATAAAAAACTGGTGTATTATAAATCATTAAAAGATCTTATAGAAAAGCTTCCGGAAGAATTTATGAGGGTTCATAACTCGTTTATCATCAATCTCAGAAATGTAGATTATTTCGAGGACAATCATTTGATTATAAATGATCAGAAAATTTCTGTTGCAAAAAGCTACAAAGATTGTCTGCTGAATAGTATAGAGAAATTACTCCTCTAA
- a CDS encoding methylglyoxal synthase — protein MKSIRTLPERKTIALVAHDHKKDDLLRWVQKHADKLTKHNLIATGTTGKLIEEHLGVEVKRVMSGPLGGDQQLGSMIAQRQIDIVIFFWDPMEAQPHDSDVKAFIRLCVVWNTPMACDSATADFILSSPFMETEYQAEIPDYEGYLRRNIPEA, from the coding sequence ATGAAAAGTATAAGAACTCTGCCTGAAAGAAAAACTATTGCCCTCGTAGCACATGATCATAAAAAGGATGATCTGCTAAGATGGGTGCAGAAACATGCTGATAAGTTGACCAAACATAATCTTATAGCTACCGGAACAACGGGGAAACTTATTGAGGAACATTTGGGTGTAGAGGTTAAAAGAGTAATGAGCGGTCCGCTGGGAGGAGACCAACAGCTTGGATCTATGATTGCACAGCGTCAGATAGATATTGTAATCTTCTTTTGGGATCCTATGGAAGCACAACCACACGACAGTGATGTAAAAGCCTTTATAAGACTTTGTGTGGTATGGAATACACCAATGGCATGTGATAGTGCTACCGCAGATTTTATACTCTCCTCTCCTTTTATGGAAACTGAATATCAGGCAGAAATACCAGATTATGAAGGTTATCTGAGAAGAAATATTCCAGAAGCATAA
- the uvrA gene encoding excinuclease ABC subunit UvrA → MENTDFIEVYGAREHNLKDINVKIPRNELVVITGLSGSGKSSLAFDTIFAEGQRRYIETFSAYARQFLGGLERPDVDKIEGLSPVIAIEQKTTSKNPRSTVGTVTELYDYLRLLFARVSDAYSADSGDKMIGYSEEQILEAIRESYSGQKILLLSPVVRSRKGHYRELFAQYSKKGYLQARVDGELIDIEPDLKLDRYKTHDIEIVVDRLIIGEAASEARIQKSLSTALHLGEGIVMIQKFGEDNFRYFSKNLMDAVTGDSIPLPEPNTFSFNSPKGSCPTCKGLGNIKKINTDFFVENPKLSINQGALLPLEDIKNNKWLLTQIKSILELYDLDLSTPFNKIPEEALGLIYNGCHQDIVKDLKHAGISKKIKINFEGLIPFLEQVVEDKENYEATLIERHFTTDEVCPDCHGARLQPSSLQFKIDGKNISEVSALSLSELKEWLEEIKDKFSEKNKIIAHEILKEIQSRLGFLLDVGLDYLSLSRATRTLSGGESQRIRLATQIGSQLVNVLYILDEPSIGLHQRDNERLINSLKNLRDIGNSVIVVEHDKDMILEADHVLDIGPKAGKFGGEILWQGKPDDLIKADTITADYITGKRKIEIPVERRKGNGKSIVLKGAKGNNLKNVNLEVPLGQLVVVTGISGSGKSSLINGTLYPILNRHFYRSVQEPLPYKSIEGIDNIDKIVDVDQSPIGRTPRSNPATYTGVFTDIRNLFAELPEAKIRGYKPGRFSFNVKGGRCETCQGAGLKLIEMHFLPDVYVHCETCNGKRFNRETLEVRYKGKSISDVLDMTINEAVEFFQPIPKIFAKVKTLQDVGLGYITLGQQSTTLSGGEAQRIKLATELAKKQTGNTLYILDEPTTGLHFEDVKVLLDAIEQLVDMGNSFIIIEHNMDVIKMADHIIDIGPEGGKHGGKIVAEGTPEQIIKNKNSLTAKFLKKEL, encoded by the coding sequence ATGGAAAACACAGATTTCATTGAAGTGTATGGTGCCCGCGAGCACAACCTGAAAGACATTAACGTAAAAATTCCACGTAATGAATTAGTCGTTATTACAGGGCTTTCTGGTAGCGGAAAATCATCACTGGCTTTTGATACAATATTTGCAGAAGGTCAAAGAAGATATATCGAAACTTTTTCGGCTTATGCCCGACAGTTTTTAGGTGGATTGGAAAGACCTGATGTTGACAAAATAGAAGGCTTATCTCCGGTTATTGCTATCGAGCAGAAAACAACTTCTAAAAACCCACGTTCTACAGTAGGTACAGTTACCGAACTGTATGATTATCTCCGCTTGCTTTTCGCAAGAGTTTCGGATGCTTATTCGGCAGATTCAGGAGATAAAATGATTGGTTACTCAGAAGAACAAATTCTGGAAGCTATCCGTGAAAGCTACAGCGGTCAAAAAATACTATTACTATCTCCGGTTGTAAGATCCAGAAAAGGACATTACCGTGAGCTTTTTGCTCAATATTCCAAAAAAGGGTATTTACAGGCCAGAGTAGATGGTGAATTAATCGATATAGAACCTGATCTGAAACTGGACAGATACAAAACTCACGATATAGAAATTGTAGTAGACCGCCTGATTATAGGAGAGGCTGCTTCTGAAGCAAGAATTCAGAAATCTTTGTCTACAGCATTGCACTTGGGAGAAGGGATTGTAATGATACAAAAGTTTGGAGAAGATAATTTCAGGTACTTTAGTAAAAACCTGATGGATGCAGTAACAGGAGATTCTATACCTTTACCGGAGCCCAATACTTTTTCTTTTAACTCTCCTAAAGGTAGCTGCCCAACTTGTAAAGGACTGGGAAACATTAAAAAGATTAATACAGACTTTTTTGTAGAAAACCCTAAGCTTTCTATTAATCAAGGTGCTTTATTGCCGCTTGAAGATATTAAGAACAATAAATGGCTGCTTACTCAGATCAAATCAATTTTAGAGCTTTATGATCTGGATTTGTCCACGCCTTTTAATAAAATTCCTGAGGAAGCACTTGGGCTTATATACAATGGCTGTCACCAGGATATTGTAAAAGATCTGAAGCATGCCGGAATCAGTAAGAAGATTAAAATAAACTTCGAAGGGCTTATTCCTTTCCTGGAACAGGTTGTAGAAGATAAAGAAAACTATGAAGCTACATTAATAGAAAGGCATTTTACTACCGATGAAGTCTGCCCGGACTGCCATGGAGCAAGATTACAGCCTTCCAGCTTACAGTTTAAAATCGACGGTAAAAATATTTCAGAGGTTAGTGCTCTTTCTCTTTCTGAACTTAAGGAATGGCTGGAAGAAATTAAAGATAAATTCTCTGAAAAGAATAAAATCATTGCTCACGAAATTCTGAAAGAAATTCAGAGCCGTTTAGGTTTCCTTCTGGATGTAGGATTAGATTATTTAAGTCTTAGCCGTGCAACCCGTACGCTTTCCGGAGGAGAATCCCAGCGTATCCGTCTGGCAACTCAGATCGGATCTCAGCTAGTAAACGTCCTTTATATTCTGGATGAGCCATCTATCGGTCTCCACCAGCGTGATAACGAAAGACTTATCAACTCCCTAAAGAATCTTAGAGATATTGGTAACTCCGTTATTGTGGTAGAACACGATAAAGATATGATTCTGGAAGCAGATCACGTACTGGATATTGGCCCTAAAGCAGGAAAGTTCGGTGGAGAAATCCTATGGCAGGGAAAACCAGATGACTTGATAAAAGCAGATACCATAACAGCTGACTATATTACCGGTAAGAGAAAAATAGAAATTCCTGTAGAAAGAAGAAAAGGAAACGGTAAATCAATCGTCTTAAAAGGGGCAAAAGGGAACAATCTTAAAAATGTAAATCTTGAAGTGCCATTAGGACAATTGGTTGTGGTAACCGGGATCTCCGGAAGCGGAAAATCCTCTCTGATTAATGGAACGCTGTATCCGATTCTTAACAGACATTTCTACAGAAGTGTACAGGAGCCTTTACCATATAAGAGTATTGAGGGAATAGATAATATCGACAAAATTGTAGATGTAGATCAGTCCCCAATCGGAAGAACACCGCGTTCCAATCCTGCAACTTATACAGGAGTATTTACAGATATACGAAACTTGTTTGCGGAACTTCCTGAAGCCAAAATACGTGGCTACAAACCGGGAAGATTCTCTTTTAACGTGAAAGGAGGAAGGTGCGAGACCTGTCAGGGTGCCGGACTAAAGCTTATTGAAATGCATTTCCTTCCGGATGTTTATGTACACTGCGAAACCTGTAACGGGAAGCGCTTCAACAGAGAAACATTGGAGGTTCGTTATAAAGGAAAATCTATTTCCGATGTGCTGGATATGACCATTAATGAGGCTGTGGAATTCTTCCAGCCAATACCAAAGATTTTTGCAAAGGTTAAAACTTTGCAGGATGTTGGTTTAGGCTACATTACCTTAGGTCAGCAATCTACAACACTTTCGGGTGGAGAGGCTCAGCGTATAAAGCTAGCTACGGAACTGGCTAAAAAACAAACCGGAAATACACTTTATATATTAGACGAACCTACTACCGGACTTCATTTTGAGGATGTAAAGGTCCTGCTAGATGCAATAGAGCAGTTGGTAGATATGGGGAACTCTTTCATCATTATAGAGCACAATATGGATGTAATAAAAATGGCAGATCATATTATAGATATAGGACCGGAAGGGGGTAAACATGGCGGTAAGATTGTTGCAGAAGGAACTCCTGAACAGATTATTAAGAACAAAAACAGCCTTACAGCTAAATTTTTGAAAAAAGAATTGTAA
- a CDS encoding acetyl-CoA C-acyltransferase has translation MKEVFIVSAVRTPMGSFMGSLSGVPATQLGAVAIKGALDKINLNPAEIQDVYMGNVLQAGEGQAPAKQAALGAGLPNTTPTTAVNKVCASGMKAVMMAAQAVKAGDVEAIVAGGMENMSQVPHYIDGRNGVKLGDIKLQDGLLKDGLTDVYSKQHMGNCAELCAKEYNITREEQDAFAIQSYERSAKAWSEGKFKEEVVPVSIPQRKGEPVIFAEDEEYKNVKFDRIPTLPTVFQKENGTVTAANASTLNDGASALVLMSKEKMESLGLKPLAKIVSYADAAQAPEWFTTAPAKALPIALAKADLTINDIDFFEFNEAFSVVGLANNKILGLDAAKVNVNGGAVALGHPLGSSGSRIIVTLINVLKQNNAKYGAAAICNGGGGASAIVIENI, from the coding sequence ATGAAAGAAGTATTCATCGTATCTGCAGTAAGAACTCCTATGGGAAGTTTTATGGGGAGCCTTTCAGGTGTTCCTGCTACTCAGTTAGGAGCAGTAGCCATAAAAGGTGCTTTAGATAAAATAAATTTAAATCCTGCAGAAATTCAGGATGTATACATGGGAAATGTATTACAGGCAGGAGAGGGACAGGCTCCTGCAAAACAGGCTGCATTAGGAGCAGGTCTTCCGAATACAACTCCAACTACAGCAGTAAACAAAGTTTGTGCTTCTGGTATGAAAGCGGTTATGATGGCTGCGCAGGCTGTAAAAGCTGGAGATGTTGAGGCTATCGTGGCAGGAGGTATGGAGAATATGTCTCAGGTTCCTCATTATATCGACGGAAGAAATGGTGTAAAACTGGGAGATATCAAATTACAGGATGGCCTTCTGAAAGATGGCCTTACTGATGTATACAGCAAACAACACATGGGTAACTGTGCCGAATTGTGTGCTAAAGAATACAATATTACCCGTGAAGAACAGGATGCTTTTGCTATTCAGTCTTACGAGCGTTCTGCAAAAGCATGGTCAGAAGGGAAGTTCAAAGAAGAAGTTGTTCCGGTTAGTATTCCTCAAAGAAAAGGAGAACCTGTAATCTTCGCTGAAGATGAAGAATATAAAAATGTAAAATTTGACAGAATTCCTACATTACCAACTGTATTCCAAAAAGAAAACGGCACCGTTACAGCAGCTAATGCTTCTACGTTAAATGATGGTGCTTCAGCTTTAGTATTAATGTCCAAAGAAAAAATGGAAAGCTTAGGCCTAAAGCCATTGGCAAAAATAGTTTCTTATGCTGATGCTGCGCAAGCTCCTGAATGGTTTACAACAGCGCCGGCAAAAGCTTTACCAATCGCATTAGCTAAAGCAGACTTAACAATTAATGATATCGATTTCTTCGAATTCAATGAGGCATTTTCTGTTGTAGGTCTGGCTAATAATAAAATCTTAGGTCTGGATGCTGCTAAAGTAAACGTAAATGGTGGAGCAGTAGCACTAGGACACCCGCTGGGAAGTTCAGGTTCCAGAATTATTGTAACCCTTATCAATGTCCTTAAACAAAACAATGCTAAGTATGGAGCTGCTGCTATTTGCAACGGTGGAGGCGGAGCATCTGCTATTGTTATAGAGAACATCTAA
- a CDS encoding thioredoxin family protein: MFLELTEDKLQEIINSNAKVMVQYGASWCGNCRIMKPKFKKLASENEDVPFYYVDAEKLPESRKLANVDNLPTFAAFEGGQLKNQVQTNKAEVLNELFNEIKA, encoded by the coding sequence AGATAAATTACAAGAAATTATAAACAGCAATGCTAAAGTGATGGTACAATATGGTGCGTCATGGTGTGGTAATTGCAGAATTATGAAGCCTAAATTTAAAAAACTGGCTTCTGAAAATGAAGATGTTCCATTCTACTATGTAGATGCAGAAAAACTTCCTGAATCCAGAAAATTAGCGAATGTAGACAACTTACCTACTTTTGCTGCTTTTGAAGGAGGTCAGTTAAAAAATCAGGTTCAGACGAATAAAGCTGAAGTTTTAAACGAATTGTTCAACGAAATTAAAGCTTAG